From the genome of Nicotiana sylvestris chromosome 2, ASM39365v2, whole genome shotgun sequence, one region includes:
- the LOC138885120 gene encoding uncharacterized protein — translation MGLPRGGGRSGGCQARFYALPAKPDVITSDAMITVDHVYRSCVVYIRGLDTLVDLLLLCMVDFDMILGMDWLSLCRAILVCHAKTVTLAMLGVPRIDWRGLSDYVPRRVISFLKAQRMVGRGCLSCLAFVRDVSVKTPNIDFVPVVRDFPDVFPTDLSGMPLDRDVDFGNDLVPGTQPISIPPYHMAPAELKELKEKLQELLDKGFIRPIIFPWGAPILFVKKKDGTMRMCIYYMTLIKVTIKNKYHSPRIDDLFDQL, via the exons ATGGGTCTCCCTAGAGgaggaggccgatcaggtggttGTCAGGCCCGTTTCTACGCCCTTCCAGCCAAACCAGATGTTATTACTTCTGATGCtatgatcacag TAGACCATGTATACCGGTCATGCGTTGTGTATATTAGGGGTCTTGATACCCTAGTGGATCTTCTGTTACTttgcatggtggactttgatatgatattgggcatggattggttatctctgtgccGGGCTATTTTGgtctgtcatgccaagacagtgacGTTAGCTATGTTGGGTGTGCCACGAATTGATTGGCGAGGTTTGTCTGATTATGTTCCCAGaagggtaatctcattcttgaaggcccagcgtatggttgggagaGGTTGTCTTTCATgcttagcatttgtgagggatgttagtgtaaAGACTCCTAacattgattttgttccagttgtgagggattttcctgatgtatttcctacagatctgtcgggcatgccactggacagggatGTCGATTTTGGTAATGATctggtgccgggaactcagcccatttctattccaccatatcatatggcaccagcggagctgaaagagttgaaggagaaacttcaggaactccttgataaggggtttattcggcctattATTTttccttggggtgcgcctattctatttgtgaagaagaaggatggcacgatgaggatgtgcatttatTACATGACGTTAAttaaagtaacaattaagaacaagtatcattcacctcgtatcgatgatttatttgaccagctttag
- the LOC138885121 gene encoding uncharacterized protein, whose protein sequence is MVGEKVILKVSPMKSVMRFRKKGKLSPRFIGPFEVLRRNGEVAHELALPPILSSVHPVFHVSMLRKYTGDPYHVLDFSTVQLEGDLIYDVEQTAILERQVRKLRSKDIASMKVQWRGVLKIGTSLEGGI, encoded by the exons atggttggggagaaggttatACTGAAGGTGTCACCCATGAAGAGTGTTATGAGATTtcggaagaagggtaaattgagtcctcggttcattgggccttttgaggtacttcggaggaaTGGTGAGGTGGCtcatgagcttgctttgccacccatcttgtcgagtgtacatccggtgtttcatgtttctatgctccgaaagtatactGGGGATCCATATCATGTTctagattttagcacggttcagttagaggGAGATTTGATTTATGATGTGGAACAAACAGCCATTCtagagcgtcaggttcgaaagttgaggtcgaaagatatagcttcaatgaaagtgcagtggagag gtgttttgaagattggtacaagtttggaaggtggtatatga
- the LOC138885122 gene encoding uncharacterized protein, whose amino-acid sequence MTGSVFGLWQGQSTRGRPRGGGRSGGCQIRFYALPAKPDAITSNAMITVDRVYRSCIVSIGGLETPVDLLLLCMVDFDIILGMDWLSPCGAILICHAKTVTLDMPGVPRIDLRGLSDYVPSRVISFLKAPHMVGRGCLSYLAFVSDVSVESPTIDFVPVVRDFPDVFPIDLSGMPLDRDVDFGIDLVPGIQPISIPPYRMASAELKELKEQL is encoded by the exons atgaccgggtcagtTTTTGGGTTGTGGCaaggtcagtcaactaggggtcgccctagaggaggaggccgatcaggtggttGTCAGATCCGTTtctatgctcttccagccaaacCAGATGCTATTACTTCTAATGCtatgatcacag TAGACCGTGTATACCGGTCGTGCATTGTGtctattgggggtcttgaaaccccaGTGGATCTTCTGCTACTTTGCATGGTGGACTTCGATAtcatattgggcatggattggttatctccgtgcgGGGCTATTTTGatctgtcatgccaagacagtgacGTTAgatatgccgggtgtgccacggattgattTGCGAGGTTTgtctgattatgttcccagcagggtaatctcattcttgaaggccccgCATATGGTTGGGagaggttgtctttcatacttagcattTGTGAGTGATGTTAGTGTAGAGTCTCCCAcaattgattttgttccagttgtaagggattttcccgatgtgtttcctatagatctatcgggcatgccactggacagggatgtcgattttggtattgatctggtgccgggcatTCAGCcgatttctattccaccatatcgtatggcatcagcggagctgaaagagttgaaggagcagctttag